From Zingiber officinale cultivar Zhangliang chromosome 5B, Zo_v1.1, whole genome shotgun sequence, the proteins below share one genomic window:
- the LOC121986546 gene encoding mannan endo-1,4-beta-mannosidase 5-like: MAKGSQLFLCVLALVAATTAAADLPGFIERYGRTFWTEGSEFLFNGFNAYWLMGDAASPYSNGSKVTALFEEAAAAGLTVCRTWAFYDGYSNDSLQVTPGVYHEQVFKGLDFVIAEARKKGIRLILSLVNNYKDYGGRPQYVDWARRAGLAVPSDDDFYTHDVIKGYFKEHIEYILNRTNTFTNITYKNDPTIMAWELMNEPHCESDPSGKIVTAWVQEMATFLKSIDRKHLLGVGLEGFYGSSTPDKVKLYNPNAVQIGVDFIEVHKVNEIDYATVHAYPDFWLKGQSEVNKTEFVKQWLWNHWKDSMEVLGKPFMLGEFGKTKKDPGYSEQIRNDFYSTVYDSIYSISKDGHKTFTGGLLWQLFVKGMESYYDGFEIILSQDASATALILNQSKKMGELAGAA; this comes from the exons ATGGCGAAGGGATCGCAGCTCTTCTTGTGTGTACTAGCGCTGGTGGCGGCGACGACGGCAGCAGCGGATCTCCCGGGGTTCATCGAGAGGTATGGCAGGACATTCTGGACGGAAGGGTCTGAGTTCCTCTTCAACGGTTTCAACGCTTACTGGCTAATGGGCGACGCGGCGTCTCCCTACTCCAATGGGAGCAAGGTCACGGCTCTGTTCGAAGAGGCAGCCGCCGCCGGCCTCACCGTCTGCCGCACATGGGCGTTCTACGACGGCTACAGCAACGACTCGCTTCAGGTGACGCCCGGCGTTTACCATGAGCAAGTCTTCAag GGCCTGGACTTCGTAATAGCAGAAGCCAGGAAGAAAGGGATACGATTGATCTTGAGCTTGGTGAACAATTACAAAGACTACGGAGGTCGACCACAGTACGTGGACTGGGCTCGCAGGGCAGGTTTGGCCGTGCCAAGCGACGATGATTTCTACACACACGATGTTATAAAGGGCTACTTCAAGGAACACATTgag TATATTCTAAACAGAACGAACACCTTCACAAATATAACCTACAAAAATGATCCCACAATCATGGCTTGGGAGCTCATGAACGAGCCACACTGCGAGTCCGACCCCTCGGGAAAAATTGTTACG GCTTGGGTGCAAGAGATGGCAACCTTCCTGAAGTCCATCGACAGAAAACACCTTCTCGGGGTCGGACTGGAGGGCTTTTATGGAAGCTCCACCCCGGACAAAGTCAAACTCTACAATCCTAATGCGGTTCAAATTGGCGTTGACTTTATCGAAGTCCACAAAGTCAACGAGATCGATTATGCAACCGTCCATGCCTACCCGGATTTTTG GTTAAAAGGGCAAAGTGAGGTTAACAAAACAGAGTTTGTAAAACAATGGCTTTGGAACCACTGGAAGGACTCGATGGAGGTGTTGGGGAAGCCATTTATGCTGGGGGAGTTTGGGAAGACGAAAAAGGATCCGGGATACTCGGAGCAGATCCGCAATGACTTCTACTCCACGGTCTACGATAGCATCTATAGCATATCGAAGGACGGGCACAAGACCTTCACGGGGGGTTTATTGTGGCAGCTCTTCGTCAAGGGCATGGAATCGTACTACGATGGCTTTGAGATTATTCTGTCGCAGGATGCCAGCGCCACCGCGCTCATCCTGAATCAGTCAAAAAAAATGGGAGAGCTCGCCGGCGCTGCCTAG